A single window of Nocardia sp. NBC_01327 DNA harbors:
- the cobC gene encoding Rv2231c family pyridoxal phosphate-dependent protein CobC, which yields MGPGHDESSVDYLKLRHHGDVEAYAGMVDFAVNVQGSAPPEWLRERLAGRLGELGRYPDAGEERAAREVVAARHGRRAEEVLLLAGAAEGFALLPRLGSKLAAVIHPSFTEPELALREAGVPVARVVLEAPYTLGSAQVPEAADLVVVGNPTNPTSVLHSAASLRALRRPGRIVVVDEAFADAVPGEPESLAGESSSDVLVLRSLTKTWALAGLRCGYLLGDPALLARLNHGRPHWPLGTLQLEAITATGTPAAVAESRRRAEAIVLHRRAMIPRLRELGIDVHEPAHGPFLLIRVPDAELLRKKLADKGIAVRRGDTFPGLETGFLRVAVRPAEDVDRLVAAIREVGL from the coding sequence GTGGGGCCGGGTCATGACGAGAGTTCTGTCGACTACTTGAAGCTGCGGCATCACGGGGATGTCGAGGCGTATGCCGGGATGGTCGACTTCGCGGTGAATGTGCAGGGGAGTGCGCCGCCGGAGTGGTTGCGGGAACGACTGGCGGGGCGGCTCGGGGAGCTGGGGCGGTATCCGGATGCGGGGGAGGAGCGGGCCGCGCGGGAGGTGGTCGCGGCGCGGCACGGGCGGCGGGCCGAGGAGGTGCTGCTGCTGGCGGGTGCGGCGGAGGGTTTTGCGCTGCTGCCTCGACTGGGGTCGAAACTTGCCGCGGTGATCCATCCTTCGTTCACGGAGCCGGAACTGGCGCTGCGCGAGGCCGGGGTTCCGGTGGCGCGAGTGGTGCTCGAGGCGCCGTACACGCTGGGTTCGGCGCAGGTGCCGGAGGCGGCGGATCTGGTGGTGGTGGGCAATCCGACCAATCCGACCTCGGTGTTGCATTCGGCGGCGAGCCTGCGGGCGTTGCGGCGACCGGGGCGAATTGTGGTGGTGGACGAGGCTTTCGCCGATGCCGTGCCGGGTGAGCCGGAATCCCTTGCGGGAGAATCATCTTCCGATGTGCTGGTGCTGCGCAGCCTCACCAAGACCTGGGCGCTGGCGGGATTGCGGTGCGGATACCTGCTCGGCGACCCGGCGCTCCTGGCGCGGTTGAATCATGGCCGCCCGCACTGGCCTTTGGGCACACTGCAATTGGAGGCGATCACCGCCACCGGCACGCCCGCGGCGGTCGCCGAATCGCGGCGTCGGGCCGAGGCGATCGTCCTGCATCGTCGCGCTATGATCCCGCGACTACGCGAACTCGGTATCGACGTGCACGAACCGGCGCACGGGCCTTTCCTGCTGATCCGGGTCCCCGATGCCGAACTGTTGCGAAAGAAGCTTGCCGACAAGGGAATTGCGGTCCGCCGCGGTGATACGTTCCCCGGATTGGAAACGGGATTCCTGCGCGTGGCGGTACGCCCGGCCGAGGACGTCGATCGGCTGGTCGCGGCTATCCGGGAAGTCGGTCTGTGA
- a CDS encoding low molecular weight protein-tyrosine-phosphatase, whose product MAVVGELHVTFICTGNICRSPMAEKIFAAHLERAGLADRVRVSSAGTGSWHVGDEADRRTTAELRAHGYPAGHAAAVIGDDHLDADLLVALDSGHERALAHLGVPSERRRLLRSFDPDADGPDVPDPYYGDQSDFVLVREQIEAAMPGLLEWVHAQLGAGDRA is encoded by the coding sequence ATGGCTGTCGTGGGCGAGCTGCATGTGACATTCATCTGCACGGGCAATATCTGCCGTTCTCCGATGGCCGAGAAGATCTTCGCGGCGCATCTCGAGCGGGCGGGTCTGGCCGATCGTGTGCGGGTGAGCAGCGCCGGGACCGGGAGCTGGCATGTCGGCGACGAGGCGGATCGGCGCACGACCGCCGAATTGCGGGCGCACGGATATCCGGCCGGGCATGCCGCGGCGGTGATCGGCGACGATCATCTGGACGCGGATCTGCTGGTCGCGCTGGATTCCGGGCATGAGCGGGCGCTGGCGCACCTGGGTGTGCCCTCGGAGCGAAGGCGACTGCTGCGCAGCTTCGATCCGGACGCCGACGGGCCGGACGTGCCCGATCCCTACTACGGCGACCAGTCCGATTTCGTGCTGGTCCGCGAACAGATCGAGGCGGCGATGCCGGGACTGCTGGAATGGGTACACGCACAGCTCGGTGCGGGCGATCGCGCATGA
- a CDS encoding SURF1 family cytochrome oxidase biogenesis protein, which translates to MRRFTFLLRPSWLILAAVVAGFAYLCFTVLAPWQLGKNTTTSARNQRIADSVHAEPIDVGTLLSGSTKDTEWRRVTASGSYVPESTLLVRLQHLGSAPAFSVLSAFKLDDGRTVLIDRGLLAAVNGSGTPRVPDAPAGPQHLEARVRASEGIIDSKPPMTGDGYRQVYSIDTQQESTVLGIPLTPLPTNARGGYLQLDEHQPGAFTPVDLPQLDAGPYLSYGLQWLAFGIMAPLGLGYFVFAEIRARRRERAEAAPADQPIPTGDPTTPTPETPTPPPAPKPPTNEARLASRYGDTRR; encoded by the coding sequence CTGCGCCGCTTCACCTTCCTGCTGCGACCGAGCTGGCTGATCCTCGCCGCCGTGGTCGCCGGTTTCGCGTACCTGTGCTTCACGGTGCTCGCGCCGTGGCAGCTGGGGAAGAACACCACCACCTCCGCGCGTAATCAGCGCATTGCCGATTCGGTGCATGCCGAGCCCATCGATGTGGGCACACTGCTCAGCGGGTCCACCAAGGACACCGAATGGCGGCGGGTCACCGCCAGCGGCAGCTATGTCCCCGAATCGACTCTGCTGGTGCGCCTGCAGCATCTCGGCTCCGCGCCCGCGTTCTCGGTGCTCTCGGCCTTCAAACTGGACGATGGCCGCACCGTCCTCATCGACCGTGGTCTGCTGGCCGCCGTCAATGGCTCCGGCACCCCGCGGGTGCCCGACGCGCCCGCCGGACCGCAGCATCTGGAAGCGCGCGTCCGGGCCTCCGAAGGCATCATCGATTCCAAGCCCCCCATGACCGGAGACGGCTACCGCCAGGTCTATTCGATCGACACCCAGCAGGAATCGACCGTCCTCGGCATCCCCCTGACCCCCCTCCCGACCAACGCCCGCGGCGGCTACCTCCAGCTCGACGAACACCAGCCCGGCGCCTTCACCCCCGTAGACCTCCCCCAGCTGGACGCCGGCCCCTACCTCTCCTACGGCCTCCAATGGCTGGCCTTCGGCATCATGGCTCCGCTGGGCCTCGGCTACTTCGTCTTCGCCGAAATCCGCGCCCGCCGCCGCGAACGCGCCGAAGCCGCCCCCGCCGACCAACCAATCCCCACTGGCGACCCCACCACCCCCACACCCGAAACCCCCACCCCACCTCCCGCCCCCAAACCCCCGACCAACGAAGCTCGCCTGGCCAGCCGCTACGGCGACACCCGCCGCTGA